Within Legionella birminghamensis, the genomic segment GGCAACCTTATGCTGGGTCTGGTGGCGCTTACAGCCATTTTCCTCTTAAGCATTGCGTTTTAAGATTGAGTAAGTAATACTTGCGCCTTTGGCTGAGAGATGAAAGGCTTGTTTCAATATGAGAAATTATGCGTAAAAATCGCCCTTTTCTTAAATGGGCCGGCAATAAATACCATTGTTTAAGCCATATTCTTACTCATCTCAAGCCTGCCCCCCGATTAATTGAACCTTTTACCGGTTCGGGCGCAGTGTTTGTAAATACCTTATATGACAATTATTTGTTGGCAGAGACTAATCCCGACTTGATCCATCTCTATCAAATGCTTAAAAAAGAAGGCGACAGCTTCATTAATTATTGCGCCAGGTTATTTATTCCTGAAAACAATAATGAAAGTAAATACTATCATTTTCGTGATGAATTTAATCAGTGCCGCCATAAAAAGAAGAGAGCCTCATTATTTTTGTACCTTAATCGGCATGGCTATAATGGATTATGTCGTTACAATGGCAGCGGGGAATATAACGTCCCTTTTGGACGTTATAAAAAA encodes:
- a CDS encoding Dam family site-specific DNA-(adenine-N6)-methyltransferase, giving the protein MRKNRPFLKWAGNKYHCLSHILTHLKPAPRLIEPFTGSGAVFVNTLYDNYLLAETNPDLIHLYQMLKKEGDSFINYCARLFIPENNNESKYYHFRDEFNQCRHKKKRASLFLYLNRHGYNGLCRYNGSGEYNVPFGRYKKPYFPAKELANFCQLSQKAEFSLSDFRNTFAQALPGDIIYCDPPYVPLSRSANFAAYTKNKFNEQDQIDLAILARESAEKGITVLVSNHDTEFTRHHYQGSDIYSFEVPRFISCDAENRRTAQELIAVFSGS